GCGCAATACTGGTTTCGTGAACCACCCCGAGAAAGATATCTCCGCGCTTTTCATCCACTACGGCCAACGCCTCTCCAGACACCTCCTGCATGTACTGCATGGCCGACCACACCGAACCATCAGGGCTGAGCACCGGACGCGGCGTGCGCGGACAACGCTCCAGTGGTTTGCTCCCCTTGCCACTACCACGCATGGCCTCCAGTTGAGCCAGGCTCACCATGCCATGGTAACGCTGCCGAGTATCTACCAGGTGGGCCTCACCATGGCCGCTACGACTCAGCGCCTCGACCGCCTCATCCACCCGCAGCCCCGGATCGAGAGTGACGCAGTCCTGACTGAGTAAAGGTTCGAGACGCGCACTCTTCATCACCGCTTCACTGCGCCCCGAGGAAAGGTCCAGGCCGCGCCCGGCCAGTTGAATATCGAAAAGAGAACGACCAAACAACTGCGCCGCAATCGGGCTGGCCAGGGTCACACTGGCCAATGCCGCAGTGGTCAGCACATAGCTGCCGGTCAGCTCGAAGATGATCAACAGAGTCGTCAAGGGGGCGCCGATCACCGGCGCAGTCACAGCGACCATGCCGCAGACGGCGTAGAAGATGAAGGTATCGTCAGCAACGCCGACACTACCTACCAGGGTTCCGCACAACGCACCGAATAGCGTTCCGATCACCAATGCCGGACTGAAGACGCCACCCCCGAAGCCCATTCCCAGACACAGCGCCGTGGCGGCGATTTTCAACACCATCACCACCAGCAGCTCCATACCACCAAAAGCGCCTGAGATGGTGGCAAAGCGCAGGGTTTCCCGGCCCATGCCGAGAATATCCGGCACCCACAGGGCCACCAGCCCGAGCCCCAGCCCCGCTACTGCAGGTCGCAGTGATTGCGTGAGCGGCAAACGCGCGGACCAGCGCCCTACCGCGAGAATCGCATGCATATAGGCTCCCGCCACCAGCGCTCCCAACCCACCGATGACGACAAAGATCACGAACTCCCAGGAATGTGGGATAGCCGGCTCAGCTATATGAAACAACGCTCCCTGAGCGAGCACATTGGTGGCAATGACATGCCCTACGATCGCTGCCGCCGCCACGGGGGCAAAGGCACGCAGCGCGTAGTGACGCAATACCACCTCATGGGCAAAGACGATACCCGCCAGCGGCGCATGAAAGGCTGTGGCAATGACGGCCGCAACA
This Halomonas huangheensis DNA region includes the following protein-coding sequences:
- a CDS encoding chloride channel protein encodes the protein MDSGDTTQDSHRGVPAMLRFLGLVVLGGVIGGLAASLAAGFVGLVLWLNDILLISPRGRMMFSDPSMLVLAMLLVPTVGGLVVGQLHRLIRERRPHGPADVIAAVQTRRGRLPFRAGVLSALSGLVSLGAGASVGQYGPLVHMGASVGSLGARLLRLGRSDDNVTIACGVAAVIATAFHAPLAGIVFAHEVVLRHYALRAFAPVAAAAIVGHVIATNVLAQGALFHIAEPAIPHSWEFVIFVVIGGLGALVAGAYMHAILAVGRWSARLPLTQSLRPAVAGLGLGLVALWVPDILGMGRETLRFATISGAFGGMELLVVMVLKIAATALCLGMGFGGGVFSPALVIGTLFGALCGTLVGSVGVADDTFIFYAVCGMVAVTAPVIGAPLTTLLIIFELTGSYVLTTAALASVTLASPIAAQLFGRSLFDIQLAGRGLDLSSGRSEAVMKSARLEPLLSQDCVTLDPGLRVDEAVEALSRSGHGEAHLVDTRQRYHGMVSLAQLEAMRGSGKGSKPLERCPRTPRPVLSPDGSVWSAMQYMQEVSGEALAVVDEKRGDIFLGVVHETSIARAYLNYSEELRREEHGVG